The Terriglobia bacterium genome has a segment encoding these proteins:
- a CDS encoding IPT/TIG domain-containing protein: protein MGRVRRFFSILFFLAAFGGSTGCGGGGSSAGQQVVPPTPSAPDFSLTISPNSLALTGGTTSAPATLSVGALHGFSGNVQVTLSGLPAGLPSSPVSPFSVPGGGSQSVVFGAVQPLAAGSYTVTAQASTGSLSHSASLSITVQAAPPPPALPRTNFARTDSVPSGDDPPGELHRRRIVYDAGRQHIFVANPAMNRVEVLSSTDATRVAQIAVPDASSVDLSADGATLWVGSGVQEITVVDAAALQVRARYPVAGLPGTSNAIFNLPMEVVALAGGKGLVRLRRPDALAALPALWDPATNSFTDVTSRAPAVFQNGAGVLARSGDHTKVLAAAGDTSGSVALLDASANVAVGPVTLGTGSIELAAANGDASRFAVLLVNGGVAQVLLLDGTLQVLAARAAPGAHGLVFSRDGSALYVSENADLPPVITVLSSQDLSVLGQAPDLRIGGERSEIEEADETAQIFGIANRGVSFLDAANPGTLPSTAPVLAAVPALAPPEGPAAGGTATTLAGQNFEASAQMRFAAQPGLSVNVAGATQMQATSPPSAGSGPVNVAAYFPSGWLALAPAAFSYGPQILEVLPNAGKKPGGDTVQIYGHGFGADAAGISVTFGGAGATVQKVEDVTALLSSGSVGADYAFPIERLTVTTPAGTAGKADVVVRAPAGNVTAAKAWQFLQDVQTYAKAGLYKFLLYDRPRQLVYLSNNDHVDVFDLAAKQFRAAELTPSCGAPSTAGLRGLALTPDGTKLVVADFGSQAVDLLNLDAPGSCVQVTSTVVPVGGVAGFTLSGPARVAATSTQAVFVGLSGEAGSAGACTGCLKMIDLTANPPAVLAGPQPAASIAPGAPLLQAAKNGDRVFLAFGAVPGGPVAVWDAATPGQFTATPGNELAADLGAAADGTILATRNSGAAEIRGVDLAVLSAPSAAELEQIPGRVLVPGLALHPSGALLYQPFLTGAPGSAGVRGGVDILDAHSGQLRLRVFLPNPLLTAADGLRGSFFATDENGQRLFALTSADNTAQNAGLTVVQLANVPLGIGSLAPATGPAAGGTQITLRGSGFQSGVQVTIGGAAAGVTLVDRNTLTVTTPALQAGPQLVVVTNADGESVSLDAAFTAN, encoded by the coding sequence ATGGGCCGCGTTCGGCGCTTCTTCTCCATACTGTTTTTCCTGGCCGCCTTCGGCGGAAGCACGGGCTGTGGCGGCGGGGGTAGCTCCGCGGGCCAGCAGGTTGTACCGCCAACTCCATCCGCCCCGGATTTCTCGCTGACCATCTCGCCGAATTCCCTGGCTCTGACCGGCGGCACAACGAGCGCTCCCGCCACCCTATCCGTGGGCGCGCTCCATGGGTTTTCGGGAAATGTGCAGGTGACGCTGAGCGGCTTGCCGGCGGGGCTGCCGTCGAGTCCGGTCAGCCCCTTCAGCGTGCCGGGCGGGGGATCGCAATCCGTGGTCTTCGGCGCCGTGCAGCCCCTGGCTGCGGGAAGCTACACCGTGACGGCGCAGGCCTCCACCGGGTCTCTCTCGCATTCCGCCAGCCTCAGCATCACCGTGCAGGCCGCTCCGCCGCCGCCCGCCCTGCCGCGCACCAACTTTGCGCGCACCGACTCCGTTCCTTCCGGCGACGATCCGCCGGGGGAATTGCACCGGCGGCGCATCGTCTACGATGCGGGCCGCCAGCATATCTTTGTCGCCAATCCCGCCATGAACCGGGTGGAAGTTCTCTCCAGCACGGATGCCACGCGGGTGGCGCAGATCGCCGTGCCGGACGCGAGCAGCGTGGACCTCAGCGCGGACGGCGCCACGCTATGGGTGGGTTCCGGTGTGCAAGAGATCACCGTGGTGGATGCGGCAGCGCTGCAGGTGCGCGCGCGCTACCCGGTGGCGGGCCTCCCGGGGACATCCAACGCCATTTTCAATTTGCCCATGGAAGTGGTGGCCCTCGCCGGCGGCAAGGGGCTAGTGCGCCTGCGGCGGCCGGATGCGCTGGCGGCGCTGCCGGCCCTGTGGGATCCGGCGACAAACAGTTTTACGGATGTGACGAGCCGCGCCCCGGCCGTCTTTCAGAACGGCGCCGGTGTGCTGGCGCGCAGCGGGGATCACACCAAAGTGCTGGCCGCGGCTGGCGACACGAGCGGTAGCGTGGCGTTGTTGGATGCCAGTGCGAATGTGGCGGTGGGGCCGGTCACGCTGGGAACGGGCAGCATCGAGCTGGCGGCGGCCAACGGCGACGCCAGCCGGTTCGCGGTGCTCCTGGTGAACGGCGGTGTGGCACAGGTGCTGCTGCTCGACGGTACACTGCAGGTGCTGGCTGCGCGGGCGGCGCCCGGCGCACACGGCCTGGTCTTTTCGCGCGACGGCAGCGCGCTCTATGTCAGCGAGAATGCCGACCTGCCACCCGTGATTACCGTGCTGAGCAGCCAGGATCTCTCTGTGCTCGGACAGGCGCCGGACCTCCGCATCGGGGGAGAACGCTCGGAGATTGAGGAGGCGGACGAGACGGCGCAGATATTTGGCATCGCCAACCGCGGCGTGAGCTTTCTCGATGCCGCCAATCCCGGAACGCTCCCCTCCACCGCGCCGGTCTTGGCCGCGGTGCCCGCTCTGGCTCCGCCGGAAGGGCCGGCGGCGGGGGGCACGGCAACCACTCTCGCGGGGCAGAACTTCGAGGCTTCCGCGCAGATGCGCTTCGCCGCGCAGCCCGGCTTGAGCGTGAACGTCGCCGGCGCGACGCAAATGCAGGCTACTTCGCCGCCGAGCGCGGGGAGCGGTCCGGTGAACGTCGCCGCCTATTTCCCGAGCGGGTGGCTGGCCCTGGCGCCCGCGGCGTTCAGCTACGGCCCGCAGATTCTCGAGGTGCTGCCCAACGCGGGGAAAAAGCCGGGCGGCGACACCGTGCAGATCTACGGTCACGGATTTGGCGCCGATGCGGCCGGCATCAGCGTGACGTTCGGCGGGGCCGGCGCCACGGTGCAGAAAGTCGAGGACGTGACCGCGCTTCTCTCGTCCGGCAGCGTGGGCGCGGACTATGCCTTTCCCATCGAGCGCCTCACGGTGACCACGCCCGCAGGCACGGCGGGGAAAGCCGATGTGGTGGTACGCGCGCCGGCGGGCAATGTGACGGCGGCGAAGGCCTGGCAGTTTCTGCAGGACGTGCAGACCTACGCCAAGGCCGGCCTGTACAAATTTCTGCTCTACGACCGCCCGCGACAGCTCGTCTATCTCAGCAATAACGACCATGTGGACGTCTTCGATCTCGCGGCCAAACAATTTCGCGCCGCGGAACTTACGCCGTCGTGCGGCGCACCGTCCACGGCGGGTCTGCGCGGGCTGGCGCTGACCCCCGACGGCACGAAACTCGTGGTGGCCGATTTCGGCTCGCAGGCCGTGGATCTCCTGAATCTCGATGCGCCGGGCAGTTGCGTGCAGGTGACCAGCACGGTCGTGCCCGTCGGCGGCGTGGCGGGTTTCACGCTTTCCGGGCCGGCGCGCGTGGCGGCAACCAGCACGCAGGCCGTCTTCGTGGGTTTGAGCGGAGAGGCCGGATCGGCGGGGGCCTGCACGGGCTGCTTGAAGATGATCGATCTGACGGCCAATCCGCCGGCGGTGCTGGCAGGGCCGCAACCGGCGGCGAGTATCGCGCCCGGTGCGCCGTTGCTGCAGGCCGCGAAGAATGGCGACCGCGTGTTTCTCGCGTTTGGAGCGGTGCCGGGCGGGCCGGTGGCGGTGTGGGATGCGGCCACGCCCGGCCAGTTTACAGCGACGCCGGGGAACGAACTGGCCGCGGATTTGGGTGCGGCAGCGGATGGAACGATTCTTGCTACGCGCAACAGTGGCGCGGCGGAAATTCGTGGCGTGGACCTCGCGGTGCTCTCCGCTCCGTCCGCCGCGGAACTCGAACAGATACCGGGGCGCGTGCTGGTGCCGGGGTTGGCGCTGCATCCCAGCGGAGCGCTCCTCTACCAGCCGTTTCTGACGGGCGCGCCGGGCAGCGCGGGGGTGCGCGGCGGAGTGGACATCCTGGACGCGCACAGCGGCCAGCTGCGGCTGCGCGTCTTCCTTCCCAATCCGCTGCTGACGGCAGCTGATGGTTTGCGCGGCAGTTTCTTTGCTACGGATGAGAACGGGCAGAGATTGTTTGCCCTCACCTCGGCGGACAACACCGCGCAGAACGCCGGACTGACTGTGGTGCAGCTGGCGAACGTGCCGCTGGGGATCGGGTCCCTGGCGCCGGCAACGGGGCCGGCGGCGGGCGGGACGCAGATCACGCTGCGCGGCAGCGGCTTCCAGAGCGGGGTGCAAGTGACCATCGGCGGCGCGGCGGCCGGCGTCACGCTGGTGGATCGGAACACGCTCACGGTGACCACCCCGGCGCTGCAGGCCGGGCCGCAGCTGGTCGTGGTGACCAATGCGGACGGCGAGAGCGTGTCGCTCGACGCGGCCTTCACGGCGAATTGA
- a CDS encoding polymer-forming cytoskeletal protein, with the protein MSTDAMRPTGATPDRATARLGAGLHVKGEISGNEDLHIDGTVEGLIHLEERKLTVGASAKLTADIIAREVVVYGSVKGNLQAKDRIEIKKDGSVNGDLTTARIMIEDGAYFKGSIEIDKSAEKDKDKDKNSFARAVGAPATVTAPKSL; encoded by the coding sequence ATGAGTACAGATGCGATGCGTCCAACGGGCGCGACTCCGGACCGTGCGACCGCGCGGCTCGGGGCCGGCCTGCATGTGAAAGGTGAAATCAGCGGTAACGAGGATCTGCATATCGACGGCACGGTGGAAGGATTGATCCACCTCGAGGAGCGCAAGCTCACCGTGGGGGCCTCCGCCAAGCTGACTGCGGACATTATTGCCCGCGAGGTGGTGGTCTATGGCAGCGTGAAGGGAAATCTGCAGGCCAAGGACCGCATCGAGATCAAGAAGGATGGATCGGTGAATGGCGACCTGACTACGGCGCGCATCATGATCGAAGATGGCGCCTACTTCAAAGGCTCGATCGAAATCGACAAGAGCGCGGAGAAAGATAAGGATAAGGATAAGAACTCTTTCGCCCGCGCGGTCGGGGCTCCGGCCACGGTCACCGCACCCAAGAGTCTGTAG
- a CDS encoding pyruvate carboxylase, with translation MKKNKPIHKLLAANRSEIAIRIFRAANELGLRTVGIYSQEDRLGLHRMKADEAYQVGAGKGPVEAYLDIAGIVALAKEKGVDAIHPGYGFLAENPAFARACEKAGITFIGPAPELLELLGDKTAARRLAASAGVPVLPGTEKPVESGAEAQRIAAEIGYPVIVKAAMGGGGRGMRVVRDAAQLEARLEEARLEARSAFGDASVFLEKYLPRARHIEVQILADHHGNLLHLHERDCSVQRRHQKVVEVAPAPNLPARVREELCAAAVRLARKAKYRNAGTVEFLYDVDAAKWYFIEVNPRIQVEHTVTEMVTGIDLVRAQILVAQGYALHEAPLSLPQQEKVPLYGSALQCRVTTEDPEKNFAPDYGKISTYRSPAGFGIRLDGGTAYAGAVLAAHYDSLLVKVTAWGANLPEACQRMDRALREFRIRGVKTNILFVENVVNHPRFRAGEVTTSFLDESPELFRLPNRSDRATKLLLYLGDVILNGNPEVKGKKPAEVLETAVVPAAPGIAPPAGTRQLLQKLGPEKFAAWARKEKRLLVTDTTFRDAHQSLLATRVRTHDLLLTAGAVAQRLPNLFSLEMWGGATFDTSLRFLHEDPWQRLRELRRRVPNICFQMLLRGANAVGYASYPDNLIVEFVREAHTQGIDIFRIFDSLNSIDNMRVAIDAVLETGAVCEPAICYTGDILDAGRPKYSLKYYVTMARQLEKLGAHFLAIKDMAGLCKPYAAFQLVKALREEIGLPVHFHTHDTSGLNAASVLKAAEGGVDVADAALAAVSGGTSQPNLNSIAEALRHTPRDTRLDMETLNECSDYWETVRTYYAPFDSGPKAGSARLYQHEIPGGQYTNLREQAVAMGLGHRWREVEKTYAEVNQLFGDIVKVTPSSKVVGDMTLFLMAKEMRPEDVLRLEEKHDLALPNSVVEMFAGVLGVPPGGWPKKLQKIILRGAPPIAGRPSASLEPVKLDDEQSALVKKTGHAVRRDDLLSYLLYPEVFLKYDKFRETYADVSVLPTPAFFYGLQPGQEITVEIEPGKTLIVKFLTAGDAHPDGTRTLFFEMNGQPREVQVRDRALRVAERVHPKADPAEPGQVAAPTAGVVSAIVVQANQTVERGAKLLTLEAMKMQSNLYAPIAGRIVKLLVVPGQQVEAKDLLLIIAP, from the coding sequence ATGAAGAAGAACAAGCCGATCCATAAACTCCTTGCTGCCAACCGCAGCGAAATCGCCATCCGCATTTTCCGCGCCGCCAACGAGTTGGGGCTGCGCACGGTGGGCATTTATTCGCAGGAAGACCGCCTGGGGCTGCACCGCATGAAAGCCGACGAGGCCTACCAGGTGGGCGCGGGCAAAGGCCCGGTGGAAGCCTACCTGGATATCGCCGGGATCGTGGCTCTGGCCAAGGAGAAGGGCGTCGACGCCATTCATCCGGGCTACGGATTTCTGGCGGAAAACCCGGCCTTCGCGCGGGCCTGCGAAAAGGCCGGCATCACCTTCATCGGGCCGGCGCCCGAGCTGTTGGAGTTGCTGGGGGACAAGACGGCCGCGCGGCGGCTGGCGGCATCGGCGGGCGTGCCGGTGCTGCCCGGAACGGAAAAGCCGGTGGAATCGGGCGCGGAGGCGCAGCGCATCGCCGCGGAGATCGGTTATCCGGTGATCGTCAAGGCGGCCATGGGCGGGGGCGGGCGCGGGATGCGCGTGGTGCGCGACGCGGCGCAGCTGGAAGCGCGGTTGGAGGAAGCGCGGTTGGAAGCGCGCTCGGCGTTCGGCGATGCCTCGGTGTTTCTGGAAAAATATCTGCCCCGGGCGCGGCACATCGAAGTGCAGATCCTGGCGGACCACCACGGGAACCTGTTGCACCTCCACGAGCGCGACTGCTCCGTGCAGCGGCGGCACCAGAAGGTAGTGGAAGTGGCGCCGGCGCCGAACCTGCCGGCGCGGGTGCGCGAAGAATTGTGCGCAGCGGCGGTGCGCCTGGCGCGCAAGGCCAAATACCGCAACGCCGGCACGGTCGAGTTCCTCTACGACGTGGACGCCGCGAAGTGGTACTTCATCGAGGTGAATCCGCGCATCCAGGTGGAGCATACGGTCACGGAGATGGTCACCGGCATCGACCTGGTCCGCGCGCAGATCCTGGTGGCCCAGGGCTATGCGCTCCATGAAGCGCCGCTTTCCTTGCCGCAGCAGGAGAAGGTGCCGCTGTACGGCTCGGCGCTGCAATGCCGCGTGACCACCGAAGACCCGGAAAAGAATTTCGCCCCGGACTACGGCAAGATTTCTACTTACCGCTCGCCGGCCGGGTTCGGCATTCGCCTGGACGGCGGCACGGCCTATGCCGGAGCGGTGCTCGCGGCGCACTATGACTCGCTGCTGGTGAAGGTCACCGCCTGGGGTGCGAATCTCCCGGAAGCCTGCCAGCGCATGGACCGCGCGCTGCGCGAATTCCGCATCCGCGGGGTGAAGACCAACATCCTGTTCGTGGAAAACGTGGTGAACCATCCGCGCTTCCGCGCCGGCGAGGTCACCACCTCGTTTCTGGACGAATCCCCGGAACTCTTCCGTCTGCCCAACCGCAGCGACCGCGCCACCAAGCTGCTGCTCTATCTGGGCGACGTGATTCTGAACGGCAATCCCGAAGTGAAGGGGAAGAAGCCGGCCGAAGTCCTGGAAACGGCGGTGGTCCCCGCGGCGCCGGGAATCGCCCCGCCGGCGGGAACGCGCCAGTTGCTGCAGAAGCTGGGGCCGGAAAAGTTCGCGGCCTGGGCGCGCAAAGAGAAGCGGCTGCTCGTGACGGACACCACGTTTCGCGACGCGCACCAGTCCCTGCTGGCCACCCGGGTGCGCACGCACGACTTGCTGTTGACGGCCGGCGCCGTGGCGCAGCGCCTGCCCAATCTCTTCAGCCTGGAGATGTGGGGCGGGGCGACCTTCGACACTTCCCTGCGCTTCCTGCACGAGGATCCCTGGCAGCGCCTGCGCGAACTGCGCCGGCGCGTGCCCAACATCTGCTTTCAGATGCTGCTGCGCGGCGCCAACGCGGTGGGCTACGCGTCGTACCCGGACAACTTGATCGTGGAATTCGTGCGCGAGGCCCACACCCAGGGCATCGACATCTTCCGCATTTTCGATTCCCTGAACTCCATCGACAACATGCGCGTGGCCATCGACGCCGTGCTGGAGACCGGCGCAGTGTGCGAGCCGGCCATCTGCTACACCGGCGACATCCTGGACGCGGGGCGCCCGAAGTATTCCCTGAAATATTATGTGACCATGGCCAGGCAGCTGGAAAAACTGGGCGCGCATTTTCTGGCCATCAAGGACATGGCCGGGCTGTGCAAGCCGTATGCCGCGTTTCAACTGGTGAAGGCCCTGCGTGAAGAGATCGGTCTGCCTGTGCATTTCCACACCCACGACACCAGCGGCCTGAACGCGGCCTCGGTGCTCAAGGCCGCGGAGGGCGGCGTGGACGTGGCGGATGCCGCGCTAGCGGCGGTGAGCGGAGGCACCAGCCAGCCGAATCTCAATTCCATCGCGGAAGCCCTGCGGCACACGCCGCGCGACACGCGCCTGGACATGGAGACCCTGAACGAGTGCTCGGACTACTGGGAGACGGTGCGCACGTATTACGCGCCGTTCGACTCCGGCCCCAAGGCGGGCTCGGCGCGCCTCTACCAGCACGAAATTCCCGGCGGGCAGTACACCAATCTGCGCGAGCAGGCCGTGGCCATGGGCCTGGGGCACCGCTGGCGCGAAGTCGAGAAGACGTACGCGGAAGTGAACCAGCTTTTCGGGGACATCGTGAAGGTCACCCCGTCGAGCAAGGTCGTGGGCGACATGACCCTGTTTCTGATGGCCAAGGAAATGCGCCCCGAGGACGTGCTGCGTCTCGAGGAGAAGCACGACCTGGCCTTGCCGAACTCTGTGGTGGAGATGTTCGCGGGAGTGCTGGGCGTGCCGCCGGGCGGCTGGCCAAAGAAGCTGCAGAAAATCATCCTGCGCGGCGCGCCGCCCATTGCCGGGCGGCCCAGCGCCAGCCTGGAGCCGGTGAAGCTGGACGACGAGCAAAGCGCGCTGGTGAAAAAGACCGGGCACGCAGTGCGCCGCGACGATCTCCTGAGCTATCTGCTATACCCGGAAGTGTTCCTCAAATATGACAAGTTCCGCGAAACCTATGCGGACGTGAGCGTGCTGCCCACGCCGGCTTTTTTTTACGGTTTGCAGCCGGGCCAGGAAATCACCGTGGAGATCGAGCCGGGAAAGACGCTCATCGTGAAATTCCTGACGGCCGGTGATGCCCATCCGGACGGCACGCGCACGCTGTTTTTCGAGATGAACGGGCAGCCGCGCGAGGTGCAGGTCCGCGACCGCGCGCTGCGCGTGGCCGAGCGCGTACATCCCAAGGCCGACCCCGCGGAGCCGGGGCAGGTGGCCGCGCCGACGGCGGGCGTAGTCAGCGCCATTGTAGTGCAGGCCAATCAGACCGTGGAGCGCGGCGCCAAGCTTCTCACGCTGGAGGCCATGAAAATGCAATCGAACCTTTATGCGCCCATCGCCGGGCGCATCGTGAAGCTTCTGGTCGTGCCGGGGCAGCAGGTCGAAGCGAAAGATCTTCTGCTGATCATCGCCCCCTGA
- the lexA gene encoding transcriptional repressor LexA: MALTKRQKEVLDFLVSFETRHGYSPSFEEIGKGLKLTSLATVHKHISTLEKKGFIRRGYNQSRSIEIVQLPKPVKEQVLDRRVQELPLVGRIAAGRPLEALEDRETISLGDFARGATTFVLQVKGNSMIEDHILDGDYVVCEQTQVANAGDIVVALVGGEEATLKRFYREGAGKIRLQPANSEMAPIVVPASDVKIQGRVVSVLRKY; encoded by the coding sequence ATGGCTCTGACCAAGCGGCAGAAGGAAGTGCTCGATTTTCTGGTGTCCTTCGAAACCAGGCACGGCTACTCGCCGAGTTTCGAGGAGATCGGCAAGGGCCTGAAACTGACCTCCCTGGCCACCGTGCACAAGCACATCAGCACCCTGGAGAAGAAGGGTTTCATCCGCCGCGGCTACAACCAGAGCCGCTCAATCGAGATCGTGCAACTGCCGAAGCCGGTGAAGGAACAGGTGCTGGACCGCCGCGTGCAGGAGCTGCCCCTGGTCGGGCGCATCGCCGCGGGGCGGCCGCTGGAAGCGCTCGAGGATCGCGAGACGATTTCCCTGGGGGATTTTGCGCGCGGGGCCACCACCTTTGTGCTGCAGGTCAAGGGCAACTCGATGATCGAGGACCACATCCTGGACGGGGATTACGTGGTCTGCGAGCAGACCCAGGTGGCCAATGCCGGCGATATCGTGGTGGCGCTGGTGGGCGGGGAAGAGGCCACGCTGAAGCGCTTCTACCGCGAGGGTGCGGGGAAGATCCGCCTGCAGCCGGCGAATTCGGAGATGGCCCCCATCGTCGTGCCCGCCAGCGACGTGAAGATTCAGGGCCGCGTGGTGAGCGTGCTGCGCAAGTACTGA
- a CDS encoding 2-oxoacid:acceptor oxidoreductase subunit alpha, with protein sequence MSTLAETPLTKGKREVIEQAVIRFAGDSGDGMQITGSQFTNTVALYGNDIATFPDYPAEIRAPAGTLPGVSGYQLHFSSSEVYTPGDAVDVLIAMNPAALKMNQADLKPNGILIVNSDAFKEGDLRKAQMTSNPLEDHSLDKYRLFSVEAQRLTRAALQHLGIDAKAMDRCKNFFALGMCYWLYNRSMDPTFRWIDDKFSKKPLIAEANKLALKAGYSYCEATEAFQVSYEIPPAKLEKGFYRSLSGNQALALGFVTAAQKSGLTLFLGSYPITPASDILHELSQYKNFGVMTFQAEDEIAAMTSTIGASYAGALALTTTSGPGMALKTEAMGLAVMTELPMVIVDVQRGGPSTGLPTKTEQADLLQALFGRNSEAPIPVLAASTPADCFWVAVEACRIALKYMVPVIVLTDGYLANGSEPWRIPELQDIPAIPVSFATNPETYQPYKRDPQTLARPWAVPGTPGLEHRIGGLEKKDGSGNINYEPLNHENMVRIRAAKVAGIVQDIPDAVPAGDPDGDLLIIGWGSTCGSITAALMPQRAKGRRIGHVHLRHLNPLPKNLGDVMKRYKKVLVPELNMGQLLWVLRAKYLVDAIGMNKIQGRPFKQNELEVKIEEVIGA encoded by the coding sequence ATGTCCACTCTCGCGGAAACACCTCTCACCAAAGGCAAGCGCGAAGTCATCGAACAGGCGGTCATCCGCTTTGCCGGGGACTCCGGCGACGGCATGCAGATCACCGGCAGCCAGTTCACCAACACCGTCGCGCTGTACGGCAACGACATCGCCACCTTTCCGGACTACCCCGCGGAGATCCGCGCCCCTGCGGGCACCCTCCCCGGGGTCAGCGGCTACCAGCTGCATTTTTCCTCGAGCGAGGTGTACACGCCGGGCGATGCCGTGGATGTGCTCATCGCCATGAATCCCGCCGCGCTGAAAATGAACCAGGCCGACCTCAAGCCCAACGGGATCCTCATCGTCAACAGCGACGCCTTCAAGGAAGGCGACCTGCGCAAGGCGCAGATGACCAGCAATCCCCTCGAGGATCATTCCCTGGACAAGTACCGCCTCTTCTCCGTAGAAGCCCAGCGCCTGACGCGCGCCGCGCTGCAGCATCTGGGCATCGACGCCAAGGCCATGGACCGCTGCAAGAACTTCTTCGCCCTGGGCATGTGCTATTGGCTTTACAACCGCTCCATGGATCCGACCTTCCGCTGGATCGACGACAAGTTCAGCAAGAAGCCGCTGATCGCGGAAGCCAACAAGCTGGCCCTCAAGGCCGGCTACAGCTACTGCGAAGCCACCGAAGCCTTCCAGGTCAGCTACGAAATTCCTCCGGCCAAGCTGGAGAAGGGCTTCTACCGCAGCCTGAGCGGCAACCAGGCCCTGGCCCTGGGTTTCGTCACCGCCGCGCAAAAATCCGGCCTAACGCTTTTCCTGGGCTCCTACCCGATCACTCCGGCCTCGGACATCCTGCACGAGCTTTCGCAATACAAGAATTTCGGGGTGATGACGTTCCAGGCCGAAGACGAAATCGCGGCCATGACTTCGACCATCGGGGCCTCTTACGCCGGCGCGCTGGCCCTGACCACGACTTCCGGCCCGGGCATGGCCCTCAAGACCGAAGCGATGGGGCTCGCCGTGATGACCGAGCTGCCCATGGTGATCGTGGACGTGCAGCGTGGCGGCCCTTCCACGGGCCTGCCGACCAAAACCGAGCAGGCCGACCTGTTGCAGGCGCTCTTCGGACGCAACTCCGAGGCGCCCATTCCGGTTCTGGCGGCTTCCACTCCGGCCGACTGCTTCTGGGTCGCCGTGGAAGCGTGCCGCATCGCCCTCAAGTACATGGTGCCGGTGATTGTGCTCACCGACGGCTACCTGGCTAACGGCTCGGAGCCCTGGCGCATCCCGGAGCTCCAGGACATTCCGGCCATCCCGGTGAGCTTCGCCACGAATCCGGAAACGTATCAGCCCTACAAGCGCGACCCGCAAACCCTGGCGCGCCCCTGGGCCGTGCCGGGCACGCCCGGCCTGGAACACCGCATCGGGGGCCTGGAGAAAAAAGACGGCAGCGGCAACATCAACTACGAGCCGCTCAACCACGAGAACATGGTGCGCATCCGCGCGGCCAAAGTCGCGGGCATCGTCCAGGACATTCCCGACGCCGTTCCCGCGGGGGATCCCGACGGCGACCTGCTGATCATCGGCTGGGGCTCGACGTGCGGCTCGATCACCGCGGCGCTCATGCCGCAGCGCGCCAAGGGCCGGCGCATCGGCCACGTGCATCTGCGGCACCTGAACCCGCTGCCGAAGAACCTCGGGGATGTGATGAAGCGCTACAAGAAAGTGCTCGTTCCGGAGCTGAACATGGGCCAACTGCTGTGGGTCTTGCGCGCCAAGTATCTGGTGGACGCCATCGGCATGAACAAGATCCAGGGCCGCCCGTTCAAGCAGAACGAGCTGGAAGTGAAGATCGAAGAAGTAATCGGCGCCTAA
- a CDS encoding 2-oxoacid:ferredoxin oxidoreductase subunit beta, with product MTTAALPHLTKKDFQTDQEVRWCPGCGDYAILSAVQSVFPELGIPREKFVVVSGIGCSSRFPYYMNTYGFHSIHGRAPAVATGIKAVRPDLDVWVATGDGDALAIGGNHTIHMLRRNVGIKVLLFNNRIYGLTKGQYSPTSEYHKITKSTPYGSPDRPFNPISLAIGSEATFVARSVDVFQAHLKETLKHAAVHRGSAFIEILQNCNIFNNGAWEGITEKDARSEHVIQLEHGKPLIFGKNRDKGIRRLPDGDIEVVQLGDKYTEKDLIVHDAHHHRASYAFLLSHMEHRPGFPTPIGVLRAWDDLPRYEDVMNDQIKEVIAKKGRGDLGKLFRAGDTWEVK from the coding sequence ATGACCACGGCCGCTCTACCGCATCTCACGAAAAAAGATTTTCAGACCGACCAGGAAGTCCGCTGGTGCCCCGGCTGCGGCGACTACGCCATTCTTTCCGCCGTGCAGTCCGTCTTCCCGGAGCTGGGCATTCCCCGGGAGAAGTTCGTGGTGGTCAGCGGCATCGGTTGCTCCAGCCGCTTCCCCTACTACATGAACACCTACGGCTTCCATTCCATTCACGGCCGCGCCCCGGCCGTGGCCACGGGCATCAAGGCCGTGCGCCCGGATCTGGACGTGTGGGTGGCCACCGGTGACGGCGATGCCCTGGCCATCGGCGGCAATCACACCATTCACATGCTGCGCCGCAACGTGGGCATCAAGGTCCTGCTCTTCAACAACCGCATTTACGGCCTGACCAAGGGCCAATATTCGCCGACCTCGGAATACCACAAGATCACCAAGTCCACGCCTTACGGCTCGCCCGACCGGCCCTTCAATCCGATTTCGCTGGCCATCGGCTCGGAAGCCACGTTCGTGGCGCGGTCCGTGGACGTTTTCCAGGCGCACCTGAAGGAGACCCTGAAGCATGCCGCGGTGCATCGCGGCTCGGCGTTCATCGAGATCCTGCAGAACTGCAACATTTTCAACAACGGCGCCTGGGAAGGCATCACCGAGAAGGACGCGCGCAGCGAGCACGTCATCCAGCTCGAGCACGGCAAGCCGCTCATCTTCGGCAAGAACCGCGACAAGGGCATCCGCCGACTGCCCGACGGGGACATCGAAGTCGTGCAACTGGGCGACAAGTACACGGAGAAGGACCTCATCGTCCACGACGCCCATCACCACCGCGCGTCCTACGCCTTCCTGCTCTCGCACATGGAGCACCGCCCGGGCTTCCCCACGCCCATCGGCGTGCTGCGCGCCTGGGACGACCTGCCGCGCTACGAAGACGTGATGAACGACCAGATCAAGGAAGTCATCGCCAAGAAGGGCCGCGGCGATCTGGGCAAGCTCTTCCGCGCCGGGGACACCTGGGAAGTCAAGTAG